The Henckelia pumila isolate YLH828 chromosome 2, ASM3356847v2, whole genome shotgun sequence genome includes a window with the following:
- the LOC140884248 gene encoding uncharacterized protein isoform X1 — MDRDSFEKKLRHHLNQNLPNFQLVELNFLDDLVSPVRDQGDLGTSSYISSVACSEMICRKENVEIPGCNGRYYFDIDEVFSNIFVKYYNKVRLNDIEGDMNTGVYEILQYMKEVGLRGTSAAWNPRKRNIHAFFCQEVYRKLIYSYKKLSMDEAFRISSRFPVIATFGIKQSFNRNFNEIIYLSKEIEEKYIHIDEEVDNLQMVDEEFEEVKLHTMLVVGNATLNHNDETLEFLLFTKLLGNRFWVHGICTDAT; from the exons ATGGATAG GgattcttttgaaaaaaaattacgtCATCATCTCAATCAGAATTTACCTAATTTTCAGTTAGTTGAACTGAACTTTCTCGACGATCTAGTATCTCCGGTGAGAGATCAAGGAGATTTAGGAACGAGTTCTTACATTTCATCAGTAGCATGTTCTGAAATGATTTGCCGAAAGGAAAACGTTGAAATCCCTGGTTGCAATGGGAGATATTACTTTGACATTGATGAGGTCTTCAGCAATATTTTCGTCAAATATTACAACAAAGTTAGGTTAAATGACATAGAAGGCGACATGAACACTGGTGTATACGAAATCTTGCAATATATGAAAGAAGTTGGCCTTCGAGGGACAAGTGCGGCATGGAATCCAAGGAAACGTAACATTCATGCTTTTTTTTGCCAGGAG GTTTATAGAAAACTTATTTATTCATACAAGAAACTTTCGATGGACGAGGCATTCAGAATTTCATCACGTTTTCCAGTCATTGCGACTTTTGGTATCAAACAATCATTTAACCGTAATTTTAACGAG ATTATATATCTCAGTAAAGAAATAGAAGAGAAATATATCCACATAGATGAGGAAGTTGACAACCTACAGATGGTAGATGAGGAATTTGAGGAAGTTAAGCTACATACGATGTTAGTTGTTGGGAATGCCACGCTCAACCATAATGATGAAACGCTCGAGTTCCTTCTTTTTACAAAATTGTTGGGGAACAGATTTTGGGTACATGGGATATGTACTGATGCAACCTGA
- the LOC140884248 gene encoding uncharacterized protein isoform X2 — translation MDSNIFVKYYNKVRLNDIEGDMNTGVYEILQYMKEVGLRGTSAAWNPRKRNIHAFFCQEVYRKLIYSYKKLSMDEAFRISSRFPVIATFGIKQSFNRNFNEIIYLSKEIEEKYIHIDEEVDNLQMVDEEFEEVKLHTMLVVGNATLNHNDETLEFLLFTKLLGNRFWVHGICTDAT, via the exons ATGGATAG CAATATTTTCGTCAAATATTACAACAAAGTTAGGTTAAATGACATAGAAGGCGACATGAACACTGGTGTATACGAAATCTTGCAATATATGAAAGAAGTTGGCCTTCGAGGGACAAGTGCGGCATGGAATCCAAGGAAACGTAACATTCATGCTTTTTTTTGCCAGGAG GTTTATAGAAAACTTATTTATTCATACAAGAAACTTTCGATGGACGAGGCATTCAGAATTTCATCACGTTTTCCAGTCATTGCGACTTTTGGTATCAAACAATCATTTAACCGTAATTTTAACGAG ATTATATATCTCAGTAAAGAAATAGAAGAGAAATATATCCACATAGATGAGGAAGTTGACAACCTACAGATGGTAGATGAGGAATTTGAGGAAGTTAAGCTACATACGATGTTAGTTGTTGGGAATGCCACGCTCAACCATAATGATGAAACGCTCGAGTTCCTTCTTTTTACAAAATTGTTGGGGAACAGATTTTGGGTACATGGGATATGTACTGATGCAACCTGA